A section of the Pseudomonas prosekii genome encodes:
- a CDS encoding peptidoglycan DD-metalloendopeptidase family protein translates to MLARLLFFCGLLLASTTAGAMTIYKSKDANGVVSYSDRPTKGSQVFVFRDRMVEHLERQVYLDIKKQKGADAVFVRNDLYAPVEIELSFVGLSNVKGAPGKPIRRVLPARSKSRLALLTAISRGKPLVYTPNFQYSMGDPSGAAQGYRYPFPWRGGPFRLSQGANGQYSHFGAKNRYAMDIAMPEGTPIIAARAGMVVKTENRQTGRGNDPSGNFVRVLHDDGTMGVYLHLQKGSVSVREGQRVMVGSALALSGNTGNSSGPHLHFVVQRNTGLGLVSIPYQFNQPVGALPNFALGKQ, encoded by the coding sequence ATGCTCGCGCGCCTGTTGTTTTTCTGTGGTCTGTTGCTCGCTTCCACCACGGCGGGGGCGATGACCATCTACAAGTCCAAAGACGCCAATGGCGTGGTCTCCTACAGCGACCGCCCCACCAAAGGCTCGCAGGTGTTCGTTTTTCGCGATCGCATGGTCGAGCACCTTGAGCGCCAGGTGTACCTCGACATCAAAAAGCAGAAAGGCGCCGACGCCGTGTTCGTGCGCAACGATCTGTATGCGCCGGTGGAAATCGAGCTGAGTTTCGTCGGGTTGAGCAACGTTAAAGGCGCGCCGGGCAAACCGATTCGCCGCGTGTTGCCGGCGCGCAGCAAATCGCGTCTGGCGCTGCTCACGGCGATTTCTCGCGGCAAACCGCTGGTGTATACCCCGAACTTCCAATATTCGATGGGCGACCCGTCAGGCGCCGCTCAGGGCTATCGTTACCCGTTCCCGTGGCGTGGCGGACCGTTTCGTTTGAGCCAGGGCGCCAACGGCCAATACAGCCACTTCGGGGCGAAGAACCGTTATGCCATGGACATCGCCATGCCCGAAGGCACACCGATCATCGCGGCGCGCGCGGGGATGGTGGTGAAAACCGAGAACCGTCAGACCGGGCGCGGCAATGATCCGTCAGGCAATTTCGTGCGGGTGCTGCACGACGACGGGACCATGGGCGTGTACCTGCATTTGCAGAAAGGTTCGGTGAGCGTGCGCGAGGGGCAGCGGGTGATGGTCGGTAGCGCGTTGGCGTTGTCCGGCAATACCGGCAACAGCAGCGGCCCGCACCTGCACTTTGTGGTGCAGCGCAATACCGGGCTGGGGCTGGTGTCGATTCCGTACCAGTTCAATCAACCGGTGGGCGCGTTGCCCAACTTTGCGTTGGGCAAGCAGTGA
- a CDS encoding hemolysin family protein produces MDPSPGLTLATLFADFGMILFALILVLLNGFFVAAEFAMVKLRSTRVEAIAEQNGWRGHILRTVHSQLDAYLSACQLGITLASLGLGWVGEPAFAHILEPLLEALGVQSAEVIKGVSFFAAFFVISYLHIVVGELAPKSWAIRKPELLSLWTAVPLYLFYWAMYPAIYLLNASANAILRIAGQGEPGPHHEHHYSREELKLILHSSRGQDPSDQGMRVLASAVEMGELEVVDWANSREDLVTLEFNAPLKEILALFRRHKFSRYPVYDSERQEFVGLLHIKDLLLELAALDHIPESFNLAELTRPLERISRHMPLSQLLEQFRKGGSHFAVVEEADGNIIGYLTMEDVLEVLVGDIQDEHRKAERGILAYQPGKLLVRGDTPLFKVERLLGIDLDHIEAETLAGLVYETLKRVPEEEEVLEVEGLRIIIKKMKGPKIILAKVLMLD; encoded by the coding sequence ATGGACCCATCCCCTGGCTTGACCCTCGCGACACTCTTCGCCGATTTCGGCATGATTCTTTTTGCTCTGATCCTGGTTTTGCTCAACGGATTTTTTGTTGCGGCGGAATTTGCCATGGTCAAACTGCGCTCGACCCGCGTCGAGGCCATCGCTGAACAGAACGGCTGGCGCGGACACATTCTGCGCACCGTGCACAGTCAGCTCGATGCCTACCTCTCGGCGTGCCAGTTGGGTATCACCCTCGCCTCGCTGGGCCTGGGTTGGGTCGGTGAGCCGGCGTTTGCGCACATCCTCGAACCGCTGCTGGAAGCGCTCGGCGTGCAGTCGGCCGAAGTGATCAAAGGTGTGTCGTTCTTCGCCGCGTTCTTCGTCATTTCGTACCTGCACATCGTCGTCGGCGAGTTGGCACCGAAATCGTGGGCCATCCGCAAACCCGAGCTGCTGTCGCTGTGGACGGCGGTGCCGCTGTACCTGTTCTATTGGGCAATGTACCCGGCGATTTACCTGCTCAACGCCAGCGCCAACGCGATTCTGCGGATCGCCGGCCAGGGCGAACCCGGCCCGCACCACGAGCACCATTACAGCCGTGAAGAACTGAAACTGATTCTGCACTCCAGCCGTGGCCAGGACCCGAGCGACCAAGGCATGCGTGTTTTGGCCTCGGCGGTCGAAATGGGCGAGCTGGAAGTGGTCGACTGGGCCAACTCCCGCGAAGACCTGGTGACGCTGGAGTTCAACGCGCCGCTGAAGGAAATCCTTGCGCTGTTCCGTCGCCACAAGTTCAGCCGTTACCCGGTGTACGACAGCGAGCGCCAGGAGTTCGTCGGCCTGCTGCACATCAAGGATCTGCTGCTGGAACTGGCGGCGCTGGATCACATTCCGGAGTCGTTCAACCTCGCCGAGCTGACCCGTCCGCTGGAACGCATTTCGCGGCACATGCCGCTGTCGCAACTGCTGGAACAATTCCGCAAGGGCGGCTCGCACTTCGCCGTGGTTGAAGAGGCCGACGGCAACATCATCGGCTACCTGACCATGGAAGACGTGCTGGAAGTGCTGGTCGGCGATATCCAGGACGAACACCGCAAGGCTGAACGCGGGATCCTCGCGTATCAGCCGGGCAAGTTGCTGGTTCGTGGCGATACGCCGCTGTTCAAGGTTGAGCGTTTGCTGGGTATCGACCTGGACCACATCGAAGCCGAAACCCTCGCCGGGCTGGTCTACGAAACCCTGAAACGGGTGCCGGAAGAAGAGGAAGTGCTGGAAGTCGAAGGCTTGCGGATCATCATCAAAAAGATGAAAGGGCCGAAGATCATTTTGGCCAAGGTGTTGATGCTGGATTGA
- the phoR gene encoding phosphate regulon sensor histidine kinase PhoR, protein MLLLVTACLVIGLISGYYGWSLAVGIGLYLAWTLKQLLRLHEWLRLHKPDEPPPDGYGLWGEVFDSIYHLQRRDQRVRGRLQAVIDRVQESTAALKDAVIMLDSDGNLEWWNRAAETLLGLKTPQDSGQPVTNLVRHPRFKEYFEQDTYAEPLEIPSPINDRLRIQLYITRYGNNEHLMLVRDVTRIHQLEQMRKDFIANVSHELRTPLTVICGYLETLLDNVEEVNPRWTRALQQMQQQGGRMQTLLNDLLLLAKLEATDYPSDNQPVPIDGLLKSIKSDAQQLSGQRNQKITLEADPTILLKGSEAELRSAFSNLVFNAVKYTPAEGSIRIRWWGDDQGAHLSVQDSGVGIDSKHLPRLTERFYRVDSSRNSDTGGTGLGLAIVKHVLLRHRARMEISSVPGHGSTFTCHFAPAQVAKSQVISAAD, encoded by the coding sequence ATGCTGCTGCTGGTCACCGCTTGCCTGGTGATCGGCCTGATTTCCGGCTATTACGGCTGGAGCCTGGCGGTCGGCATCGGCCTTTACCTGGCCTGGACCCTCAAGCAATTGCTGCGTCTGCACGAATGGCTGCGCCTGCACAAACCCGATGAACCGCCGCCCGATGGCTATGGTTTGTGGGGCGAAGTGTTCGACAGCATCTATCACCTGCAACGCCGCGACCAACGCGTGCGCGGGCGTCTGCAAGCAGTGATCGACCGCGTTCAGGAATCCACCGCCGCGCTGAAAGACGCGGTGATCATGCTCGACAGCGACGGCAACCTCGAATGGTGGAACCGCGCCGCCGAAACCCTGCTCGGCCTCAAGACCCCGCAAGACAGTGGTCAACCGGTGACCAACCTGGTGCGCCATCCGCGCTTCAAGGAATATTTCGAGCAAGACACTTACGCCGAGCCGCTGGAAATCCCCTCGCCGATCAATGATCGCCTGCGCATTCAGCTGTACATCACCCGCTACGGCAACAACGAACACCTGATGCTGGTGCGCGACGTCACGCGCATTCATCAACTGGAACAGATGCGCAAAGACTTCATCGCCAACGTTTCCCACGAACTGCGCACGCCGCTGACGGTGATCTGCGGTTATCTGGAAACCCTGCTCGACAACGTCGAGGAAGTGAACCCGCGCTGGACCCGCGCCTTGCAGCAGATGCAGCAACAGGGCGGGCGCATGCAAACGCTGCTCAACGACTTGCTGCTGCTGGCGAAACTGGAAGCCACCGATTACCCGTCGGACAACCAGCCGGTGCCGATCGACGGCTTGCTGAAATCGATCAAAAGCGACGCGCAGCAACTGTCCGGGCAACGCAATCAGAAGATCACCCTGGAGGCCGACCCGACGATTCTGCTCAAGGGCAGCGAGGCCGAATTGCGCAGCGCGTTCTCCAATCTGGTGTTCAACGCGGTGAAATACACCCCGGCCGAAGGCAGTATCCGCATTCGCTGGTGGGGTGATGATCAAGGCGCGCACTTGAGCGTGCAGGATTCCGGGGTCGGCATCGACAGCAAACACCTGCCGCGCCTGACCGAACGTTTCTACCGCGTCGATTCCAGCCGCAACTCCGACACCGGCGGCACCGGGCTGGGCCTGGCGATCGTCAAACACGTGCTGTTGCGCCACCGGGCGCGCATGGAAATCAGCAGCGTGCCGGGGCATGGCAGCACGTTCACCTGCCATTTTGCCCCGGCGCAAGTGGCCAAATCCCAGGTCATCAGCGCCGCCGATTGA
- the phoB gene encoding phosphate regulon transcriptional regulator PhoB, which produces MVGRSILIVDDEAPIREMIAVALEMAGYDCLEAENSQQAHAIIVDRKPDLILLDWMLPGTSGIELARRLKRDELTGDIPIIMLTAKGEEDNKIQGLEVGADDYITKPFSPRELVARLKAVLRRAGPTDGETPIEVGGLLLDPISHRVTIDGKPAEMGPTEYRLLQFFMTHQERAYTRGQLLDQVWGGNVYVEERTVDVHIRRLRKALGDAYENLVQTVRGTGYRFSTKA; this is translated from the coding sequence ATGGTTGGCAGGAGCATTCTGATCGTCGACGACGAAGCGCCCATTCGCGAAATGATCGCCGTTGCGTTGGAAATGGCCGGCTATGACTGCCTGGAGGCCGAGAACTCGCAGCAGGCCCACGCCATCATCGTCGACCGCAAGCCGGACCTGATTCTGCTCGACTGGATGCTGCCCGGCACGTCCGGCATCGAGTTGGCCCGACGCCTCAAGCGCGATGAGCTGACCGGTGATATCCCGATCATCATGCTCACGGCCAAGGGTGAAGAGGACAACAAGATTCAGGGCCTGGAAGTCGGCGCCGACGATTACATCACCAAGCCGTTTTCCCCGCGTGAGCTGGTTGCGCGCCTCAAAGCCGTGCTGCGCCGCGCCGGCCCGACCGATGGCGAAACCCCGATCGAAGTCGGCGGCTTGCTGCTAGACCCGATCAGCCATCGCGTGACCATCGACGGCAAACCTGCCGAAATGGGCCCGACCGAATACCGTCTGCTGCAATTTTTCATGACTCACCAGGAACGCGCCTACACCCGTGGCCAGTTGCTGGATCAGGTCTGGGGCGGCAATGTCTACGTTGAAGAGCGTACCGTTGACGTGCACATCCGGCGCCTGCGCAAAGCCCTCGGCGATGCCTATGAAAATCTGGTACAAACCGTGCGCGGCACCGGCTACCGTTTTTCTACCAAAGCCTGA
- a CDS encoding COG4315 family predicted lipoprotein: MTQFTQSLKALMLAAALALPSMAFAADPAMMKDGMMVDHKGMTLYTFDKDADGKSMCNADCAKNWPPLMAPAGAKDDGKWTVIKRDDGMMQYAYDGKPLYTFVKDEKPGEMKGDGMKDVWHVVHK, from the coding sequence ATGACTCAGTTCACGCAATCCCTCAAGGCCCTGATGTTGGCCGCTGCCCTGGCTCTGCCGTCGATGGCGTTCGCTGCCGACCCCGCGATGATGAAAGACGGGATGATGGTCGACCATAAGGGGATGACGCTTTATACGTTCGACAAGGATGCCGACGGCAAGTCCATGTGCAACGCCGATTGCGCCAAGAACTGGCCGCCGCTGATGGCGCCGGCGGGTGCCAAGGATGACGGCAAATGGACGGTCATCAAGCGTGATGACGGCATGATGCAATATGCCTACGACGGCAAGCCGCTCTACACGTTTGTGAAGGACGAAAAACCTGGAGAAATGAAGGGTGACGGCATGAAGGATGTCTGGCACGTCGTCCACAAGTAG
- the ubiA gene encoding 4-hydroxybenzoate octaprenyltransferase yields the protein MYTRLLKSLNRFNPRAWDFIQLTRMDKPIGIYLLLWPTLWALWIAGKGSPSLANIVIFVLGVVLTRAGGCVINDWADRKVDGHVKRTEQRPLVSGKISSREALVFFAVLMGASFLLVLCTNATTIWLSLGGLALACTYPFMKRYTYYPQVVLGAAFSWGMPMAFTAETGDLPAAAWLLYIANLLWTVGYDTYYAMTDRDDDLRIGVKSTAILFGDADRVIILTLQSLALVCLMLAGSKFELGGWFHLGLLAAAGCFVWEFWYTRSKERMRCFKAFLHNHWAGLAIFVGIVLDYALR from the coding sequence ATGTACACCCGCCTGCTCAAATCGCTGAATCGCTTCAATCCCCGGGCCTGGGATTTTATTCAGCTGACCCGAATGGACAAGCCGATCGGCATTTATCTGCTGCTGTGGCCAACGCTGTGGGCGCTGTGGATTGCCGGCAAGGGCTCGCCGTCGCTAGCCAACATTGTGATTTTTGTCCTCGGCGTGGTGTTGACCCGCGCCGGCGGCTGCGTGATCAATGACTGGGCCGACCGTAAGGTCGACGGCCATGTGAAACGCACCGAGCAACGGCCATTGGTCAGCGGCAAGATCAGCTCCAGGGAGGCGCTGGTGTTTTTTGCCGTGCTGATGGGCGCGAGTTTCCTGCTGGTGTTGTGCACCAATGCGACGACGATCTGGCTGTCGCTGGGCGGGCTGGCGCTGGCGTGCACTTACCCGTTCATGAAGCGTTACACCTACTACCCGCAAGTGGTGCTGGGCGCGGCGTTTTCCTGGGGCATGCCGATGGCGTTCACCGCCGAAACCGGCGACTTGCCGGCCGCCGCGTGGTTGCTGTACATCGCCAATCTGCTGTGGACGGTGGGCTACGACACGTACTACGCGATGACCGATCGCGACGATGATTTGCGCATCGGGGTGAAATCCACGGCGATTCTGTTTGGTGACGCTGACCGGGTCATCATTCTGACGTTGCAGAGTTTGGCGTTGGTGTGCCTGATGCTGGCCGGTTCGAAATTCGAGCTCGGTGGCTGGTTCCACCTCGGATTACTGGCGGCGGCGGGATGTTTCGTCTGGGAATTCTGGTACACCCGCAGCAAGGAGCGGATGCGCTGCTTCAAGGCGTTTCTGCACAACCACTGGGCCGGGTTGGCGATTTTCGTCGGGATCGTGCTGGATTACGCGCTGCGCTGA
- a CDS encoding chorismate--pyruvate lyase family protein, whose amino-acid sequence MPHSKSPCPTPPWLSQSQLAPRPDAAVLDWLFDQGSLTRRLIRLSNDRFSVTPLFEGWQTLRADECAALELAEGSEGWVREVYLRGHGEAWVFARSVASRSALQGDGLHMDELGSRSLGELLFCDQAFQRQAIEVCHYPQEWLPLEARTPELWGRRSRFDRGALSVLVAEIFLPTLWLAARAHPENC is encoded by the coding sequence GTGCCGCACTCAAAATCCCCCTGCCCGACCCCGCCCTGGCTGTCGCAAAGCCAGTTGGCGCCCCGCCCCGACGCCGCTGTGCTGGACTGGTTGTTCGATCAAGGTTCGCTGACGCGACGGTTGATCCGTTTGTCGAATGATCGCTTCAGCGTCACGCCGCTGTTCGAAGGCTGGCAAACCCTGCGCGCCGACGAATGCGCGGCGCTGGAGCTTGCCGAAGGCAGTGAAGGCTGGGTGCGCGAGGTGTATTTGCGCGGGCATGGCGAGGCTTGGGTGTTCGCCCGCAGCGTCGCCTCGCGCAGCGCGCTGCAGGGCGACGGCTTACACATGGACGAACTGGGCAGCCGCTCGTTGGGCGAGTTGCTGTTTTGCGACCAGGCGTTTCAGCGTCAGGCCATCGAGGTTTGTCACTATCCTCAGGAATGGCTGCCGCTGGAGGCGCGGACACCCGAGTTGTGGGGCCGCCGCTCGCGTTTCGACCGGGGCGCGCTGAGCGTGCTGGTGGCCGAGATTTTCCTGCCGACCTTGTGGCTCGCCGCGCGCGCACATCCGGAGAACTGCTGA
- a CDS encoding rubredoxin, with protein MKKWQCIVCGLIYNEADGWPDDGIAPGTLWQDVPEDWLCPDCGVGKMDFEMIEIN; from the coding sequence ATGAAAAAGTGGCAATGTATTGTCTGCGGCCTGATCTATAACGAAGCCGACGGCTGGCCGGATGACGGCATTGCGCCGGGTACTCTGTGGCAAGACGTGCCGGAAGACTGGCTGTGCCCGGACTGCGGCGTAGGCAAGATGGATTTCGAAATGATCGAAATCAACTAA
- a CDS encoding NAD(P)/FAD-dependent oxidoreductase, which produces MNAPVVIIGTGLAGYNLAREFRKLDGETPLLLITADDGRSYSKPMLSTGFGKNKDADGLSMSEPGAMAEQLKAEVRTHTRISGIDPGHKRLWIGEESVIYRDLILAWGAETVRVPIEGDGADAVFPINDLEDYARFRAAAVGKRRVLVLGAGLIGCEFANDLILGGYEVQLIAPCEQVMPTLLHPAAAAAVQAGLESLGARFHLGPVLNRLQRSADGLEAHLSDGQVIACDVVVSAIGLRPRIDLAAAAGVQVNRGVMVDRHLKTSHANIYALGDCAEVDGLNLLYVMPLMSCARALAQTLAGNPTAVSYGAMPITVKTPVCPLVVSPPPRGTEGVWTVEGQGADIKALCRDASGKLLGYALTGAAVTEKLALNKELPALLA; this is translated from the coding sequence ATGAACGCACCTGTCGTGATCATCGGTACCGGCCTGGCTGGCTACAACCTGGCCCGGGAGTTTCGCAAACTCGATGGCGAAACCCCGCTGCTGCTGATTACTGCCGATGACGGGCGTTCCTACTCCAAGCCGATGCTCTCCACCGGGTTCGGCAAAAACAAGGACGCCGACGGTCTGAGCATGTCCGAACCGGGCGCCATGGCTGAACAGTTGAAAGCCGAAGTGCGCACCCACACGCGCATCAGCGGCATCGACCCCGGTCACAAACGCCTGTGGATCGGCGAGGAATCGGTGATCTACCGGGACCTGATCCTTGCCTGGGGCGCGGAAACCGTGCGTGTGCCGATTGAAGGTGATGGCGCGGACGCGGTGTTCCCGATCAACGATCTGGAAGATTACGCACGTTTTCGCGCGGCAGCCGTCGGCAAGCGCCGGGTGCTGGTGCTGGGCGCCGGCCTGATTGGCTGCGAGTTCGCCAACGACCTGATTCTCGGAGGTTACGAAGTGCAGCTGATCGCGCCATGCGAACAGGTGATGCCGACGTTGCTGCACCCGGCGGCAGCCGCTGCGGTGCAGGCGGGCCTGGAAAGCCTCGGCGCGCGTTTCCATCTCGGGCCGGTGCTCAATCGCCTGCAGCGTTCGGCCGATGGCCTCGAAGCGCATCTGTCCGACGGCCAAGTGATTGCCTGCGATGTGGTGGTCTCGGCGATCGGTCTGCGCCCGCGCATTGATCTGGCGGCGGCGGCAGGCGTTCAGGTCAATCGCGGCGTCATGGTCGATCGGCATTTGAAGACGTCCCACGCCAATATCTACGCCTTGGGCGATTGCGCCGAGGTCGATGGGCTGAATTTGTTGTACGTGATGCCCCTCATGAGCTGTGCGAGAGCGCTGGCCCAGACGTTGGCCGGAAACCCGACCGCCGTCAGCTATGGCGCCATGCCGATCACTGTAAAAACACCGGTTTGCCCATTGGTGGTTTCGCCGCCACCGCGTGGCACCGAAGGCGTCTGGACCGTCGAAGGGCAGGGCGCCGACATCAAGGCGTTGTGCCGCGATGCCTCGGGCAAACTGCTCGGATACGCCCTGACAGGCGCGGCGGTGACGGAAAAACTCGCGTTGAACAAAGAGCTTCCGGCCCTGCTGGCGTAA
- a CDS encoding HU family DNA-binding protein, with product MRKPELAAAIAEKADLTKEQANRVLNAVLEEITGALHRKDSVTLVGFGTFLQRHRGARTGKNPQTGEPVKIKASNTVAFKPGKSLKDSVNP from the coding sequence ATGCGTAAACCAGAACTCGCCGCTGCAATCGCGGAAAAAGCAGACCTCACCAAAGAACAAGCGAACCGCGTTCTCAACGCCGTTCTCGAAGAAATCACCGGCGCTCTGCACCGCAAGGACAGCGTCACGCTGGTAGGCTTCGGTACTTTCCTGCAACGCCACCGCGGCGCCCGCACCGGCAAAAACCCGCAGACCGGTGAGCCAGTCAAAATCAAGGCCAGCAACACCGTCGCGTTCAAGCCCGGCAAATCGTTGAAAGACAGCGTAAATCCATAA
- a CDS encoding lipase family protein, which translates to MGGDIHACPKRGHSTSFQLVDEFGDGKPYAGLAYEVVDYEDTVHTGRLDSTGFGKVDNHYRGALILKINREYKGGEQTYSLLQERHHYPLPITELQVRAEKTRFFDKSGARTQNSHAKEPTDFYCQVEVSELVEQVAHLPPLSKRNFEPANHVLFMMRQQSTCARGESGTDLKTARRFGVGLLPNRHHVLEVRPLRSLRPVLSTANEFCALNLYQLALMSTLSYTRFGQDPDEQPVSSMKVTFPTQPTSGNWFGDALATGEEIWQVDAGQNTETPFYPLYEDVPYSKRLEIIPFNPEYYPRANAHGLGDEQENPANVHSLDDSKEKGGTDTQAIITHHDELILIAVRGTNDHPWDLLRDIDAHQVPFAEGVGQAHRGFYEAAKVAYRFATKYLDKFHSNQKLIITGHSLGGAIALLLVEMLRRRPGFSYDILLYTYGAPRAADQTFVDGASALTHHRMVNHNDPIPSVPGTQMDTKPAVMGAGLAVGFANAPLGVSMFFAGVINLSGEAFAHHGELHHFMPVRFENGDQASILWQPGCESINQRACNELLQQKNGLPKHRAFEPSVYILNHLMVGGYIPNSWATLRRWQESHEYKRPIVTSREFKWVSDAIQSMINQLEKSSRETRPDAYRRAHQGAIDAIIAEKGNLQVTRDRLATLRKVASSANVYGHLATNPQLLADTLNRWKANLANTAAEQLASTPPAVEDNDQVIAALTGGHAVGTPFHLDIDSIM; encoded by the coding sequence ATGGGTGGCGACATCCATGCGTGTCCAAAGCGTGGTCATTCAACCAGTTTTCAATTGGTGGATGAATTCGGGGACGGCAAACCCTACGCTGGGCTGGCCTATGAAGTCGTCGATTACGAAGATACTGTTCACACCGGCAGACTCGATTCCACCGGCTTCGGCAAGGTAGATAATCACTATCGAGGTGCGTTGATCCTCAAGATCAACCGAGAATATAAAGGGGGTGAGCAAACCTATTCGCTCTTGCAAGAGAGGCACCACTACCCCCTGCCTATCACCGAACTTCAAGTGCGCGCTGAAAAAACCCGATTCTTCGATAAAAGCGGCGCACGCACGCAAAACAGTCATGCAAAAGAACCCACCGATTTCTACTGCCAAGTGGAAGTCAGCGAGCTGGTTGAACAGGTGGCGCATTTACCGCCCCTATCCAAGCGCAACTTCGAGCCCGCCAATCACGTGCTGTTCATGATGCGCCAGCAATCGACATGTGCGAGGGGCGAGTCGGGCACCGACCTGAAAACAGCCAGACGTTTCGGCGTCGGACTACTGCCGAACCGACACCATGTGCTCGAAGTACGCCCTCTGCGGTCGTTGCGTCCTGTGCTGTCCACGGCCAACGAGTTTTGCGCACTGAACCTTTATCAACTGGCGCTGATGTCGACCCTCAGCTACACACGGTTCGGTCAAGATCCTGACGAGCAGCCGGTATCGTCAATGAAGGTCACTTTCCCTACGCAGCCAACCAGCGGCAACTGGTTCGGCGACGCATTGGCAACCGGAGAGGAAATTTGGCAGGTGGATGCGGGACAAAACACTGAAACGCCGTTTTATCCGCTGTATGAAGACGTTCCGTACTCCAAACGTCTGGAAATTATTCCGTTCAATCCTGAGTACTACCCGCGAGCGAATGCCCACGGTCTAGGAGATGAGCAGGAAAATCCCGCCAATGTTCACTCTCTCGACGACAGCAAGGAAAAAGGAGGAACCGATACCCAAGCCATCATCACTCATCACGACGAGCTGATTTTAATTGCCGTCCGCGGCACCAACGATCACCCATGGGACCTGCTGCGTGATATCGACGCGCATCAAGTACCTTTTGCAGAGGGAGTTGGGCAAGCACATCGAGGTTTCTATGAAGCCGCTAAAGTCGCCTATAGGTTCGCAACTAAATACCTCGATAAATTCCATTCCAACCAAAAACTCATCATCACCGGCCACAGCCTCGGCGGCGCCATCGCGTTGCTTCTAGTCGAGATGCTCCGCCGCCGACCAGGCTTCTCTTACGACATCCTCCTCTACACCTACGGCGCCCCCCGCGCCGCGGACCAAACCTTCGTCGATGGCGCCAGCGCCCTCACCCACCACCGCATGGTCAATCACAACGACCCGATCCCCAGCGTGCCCGGCACGCAAATGGATACCAAACCGGCAGTGATGGGCGCCGGCCTCGCGGTCGGCTTCGCCAACGCGCCACTCGGCGTTTCGATGTTTTTCGCGGGGGTGATCAATTTGAGCGGTGAAGCGTTCGCCCACCACGGCGAACTGCATCACTTCATGCCCGTGAGGTTCGAGAACGGCGATCAGGCTTCAATCCTCTGGCAGCCGGGCTGCGAGAGCATTAACCAACGCGCTTGTAATGAATTGCTTCAGCAGAAAAACGGTTTACCGAAACATCGGGCTTTTGAACCGAGCGTTTACATACTCAATCACCTGATGGTCGGCGGTTATATCCCCAACAGTTGGGCGACGCTGCGCCGCTGGCAGGAATCGCACGAATACAAACGGCCGATCGTCACCAGCCGCGAGTTCAAATGGGTCAGCGACGCCATTCAGAGCATGATCAACCAGTTGGAAAAATCCTCCCGCGAGACGCGTCCCGATGCTTATCGGCGCGCTCATCAAGGCGCAATCGACGCCATCATCGCGGAAAAGGGCAACCTGCAGGTCACCCGGGATCGCCTGGCGACGCTGCGCAAGGTCGCCAGCAGCGCCAATGTTTACGGGCATCTGGCAACAAACCCGCAGTTACTTGCCGATACCTTGAATCGCTGGAAGGCAAATCTCGCGAACACCGCCGCCGAACAACTGGCAAGCACACCGCCAGCCGTTGAGGACAACGACCAGGTCATTGCCGCCCTGACCGGGGGGCACGCAGTCGGTACGCCGTTTCATCTGGATATCGACTCGATCATGTGA